The sequence GCTGGAGAATTTAAGTCACTAAATTTTGTAAGACATCTTGGAAGAGATACATTCTAATGGCAGGGTTTTTCTGGAGATGTTTTCTGTAAGAGGTCCTCCAATTTGGGGGGAGAAGAGTATTTCAGGGGATAAAAGTGCGGGTTGTTTCCAGCAATGACTTCCATCCTGTGTTGTCAGAAATATCCACAGATTCCTAGGTTTCTGGGACTTTGATCTGAAATGTATTGTTGtttttcaggaggctgagcaaacCCCACTTAGAGACATACACAGCTCTCCCTCACAGGGCCACTCCCCTCACCCTCCTGTACCCTTGGTTTGTGTGCAGCTTCCCCTGCAGTCTCCTTCACTGTGTCACTCAGAGCACAGTAGTACAGGGCAGAGTCTGACAGCTGCACTGAGGGCTTCTGTAGGTGGAAGGAGCTGTTGCTCTTATGGAGAGTGGCATAGAACCCTTGGTATTCTGTCCTCTTCTTGTCTGTGAAGCCCTTCAGGAGTAGTTGAGGGGCTTTGTTGAGATATTGCACATACCAGAAAACATAAGGTGCTGAATCAGTAGTCTGATAGGTACAGTTCAGCATCACAGGTGACCCCTCTGTGACAGTAACCAGGCCTTCTGTCTGGGTCACTGAGTCTCCATTGCTCATccctgaaaataaacaaatgaatgagtgagtgaatgagtaaataaataaataagaaggaatAACAGTGCTACACGAGAACAAAGGTAAAGACTTTCATAGCTGTAAGAAAATGACATCACTACCACTTAAGGTAATTGTAACTTACTGAACATTAAAAGGAACAGCAGAATTGAACAGCTGTCAGGAAGCATGACTGTAGAAGTCAATGACACTTGGTTCTTGAGTTCACCAAACTTACAGGGCAAGTCTTCTCAGGACCTTATTGAAACTCATAAACAAGGACCTCCTTACGTACAGTGACAGTCTGTCACGTGAAGCCACCACTTGGATAAGATGTTAACCACATTTGAAGAGGCAGCGCCCTCCTCTGGTTTTCTTCAAACTACCAGAGATGTCTGCACAACACATTGTAAGCAATTTGAAACCTCACCCCAAGGAGGCAGGTCTCAAGTTCCCAGTAGGTGGCTGAAACCACTAGTGTTACTGAACTGTATGTAGCCTgtggtgtttaatttttattatactaaCCTGCTTCCTCCACTCTTGCCAGATCCATACACTTTTCCTTACTAACACAGTTTTGTGTCCCCTGCCcctgacataaaataaaaatccatcaaGGTTCGCACTACAGTTGGTCCTTTGCATATACTCTTGGATGTGTGGCCGTCAGTGGAGAGCAGTCTATGCACTTGGGGCTGCATCAACAAAGCAATCTAattctctctcccagcagctaccAAATGTCCATAACTCCTTATCTAAGTGTG is a genomic window of Chionomys nivalis chromosome 12, mChiNiv1.1, whole genome shotgun sequence containing:
- the LOC130884701 gene encoding uncharacterized protein LOC130884701, coding for MLPDSCSILLFLLMFRMSNGDSVTQTEGLVTVTEGSPVMLNCTYQTTDSAPYVFWYVQYLNKAPQLLLKGFTDKKRTEYQGFYATLHKSNSSFHLQKPSVQLSDSALYYCALSDTVKETAGEAAHKPRVQEGEGSGPVRESCVLGRSKKSIRFLEAGVTGSCLSQGEQVEQRPSMLRVQEGARAVINCTYVDSTSYYFPWYKQEPGKHPKLIIDIRPNVERKQDQRLIISHDKKTKQFSLHITDTQPGDSAMYFCAASAHCSPGTCSLF